The genomic DNA TCTCTCAAGCGTTTGCTCGATTGACAGTGGCGTTTACACACAACGTGTCTGATCAGCTCGTCAGCGTCGCAGAACACGAATGGACCCCCAAAGTGTGAACTCTGGTGTAGTCGCGTTTTACATGCATCGATTGAGTTTGACCCCCTCCGGGTATGGGATTCCATATCTATCGACCGCGTAAATACAGAGATCCCCAAGTCTCGAATTCAACACTACATGCCTCGGTTGGCCAAGCCAAGGAATGGTTTACGTGTTGAGGTTGTCGGTCGTCACAACCCGACATACTACACAtcaccatttttatttatatgaaacattgtaaaaactttataagtgtGATGTAGACCCAGTTATGCTATTGGCTGTTTCGGATTACGTACTCCCACGTCATATCTACTACGAATTTTGTAATATATGGTTTAAAATAACGTATATAAAATATGATCTTCTTTGACACCCATAACAAAGAGTTCAGTATAAATTAAAGGCTAGCGTATGTCATATACTGCACTTTGCAAAGCAGAACTTTTCATAAAgatataaggttcaaattttgattatattaaaatcatgacATACATTGAACAGTATGCGAAATTGCAATCACTCATTTAGTTGTAATTTGAGTCAGTTTACCTGGTTGCTCACTCGCTATGTTTATCTTATAAAATGATCACGATTTACATGAATTATAAATGGTTTTGATATATAATAGATCTCAGTATACATATTTCAACTATATTGTGAGTGgtaaaactctaaaaataatatcGTATTTATTCTCTATGTTTtagtatgttaaaaataaaacaattaatttatcatgaaaccattttatttaagtaatgagatatattacaaGCACGACGACTAACTAAAAAGTaaagtacattttataacataaaattttctaatAATTACTCACTTCACTcaacttttttacaattttttctacCAGACCTTCAGTTGCATTTAATAACTCATCATAGTCATCTTGAACAACATATTGTACTGTAACCCCATTAGATTCGATATTTGATTGCTCCAAATCGGATATACTGATTTTAATCAGACGCTTTCCTTTTGTAACCTTTCTGATGACATGGGAATTTAAacccatttcttttattttcctcTTTCCTTTCTTAGCGATTTTCTTCTGACTTTTTGCTGGTGTACCTGATAATGGAATTTCTAAAGATGGATTCAAGAGCAAATCCTGGTATTTCAGGTACGCATCCATGTCTTGAGAATAATTGAGCGGATCATTCGGTTTTTCACAAACTTGCGAATAAAATGGTGTGGTTTCAGTCATTTCAGCAGCGTGGTTAATAGGTTGCGAgccctgtaaaaaaatatcaagttaaatatatttcaacacCAAATAAAAGTACTCAAAGATACcagaatataataaaagtaaaatacataccATTCTGATTTTGAAACTGATAATGCACCCGGCTTGAAATCTCGAActgttgtaattttaatttgttaaatgCTCTATTTATAACTTCGTAGTAACAAAATATAGTATAGCTATTAGCTATTATAGCTTGCACATTGAACGCGGTCTTAACGCGGCGACATTCGTTCTTGTTTCCgacaaaagaaatattacacttttgtttttcaataattagctgagttgaatattatattacagtGATGATCAACCTTTGTATTATATTGGTTTCTTACTGTATTTTTGCAAATGTTGTAGTTTATGTTAGTTATAATTTGCTTTTAGGTTGTTAACTCATGACTTTACGTCAGTttcgttttattaataaaaccccTGGCTTATTCATTTCCTCTACTATTTTCTAACAAGTGCAAGTGTTACAGTGCGAGTTTTACGTACACGGAGAAATTCACCTTGAAACAATGTTCGtaagtttgtaatattttatttagctatAAACTATTCTGAATATGGTGTTGAGTGATGTTTGTTCTCGATTAAATTTACCGATAAGTATCCTTCTAAGTAGCAGTTTTATGCGAGTTAAGTGCGTATTggtattaactttaacttaaaatttataACCCTCGCTGGAGAGAGGTACAAGTACAACTGTGAAATCTCGTTCGACTGAACATAACAgaatcttattttttattttcaggtcTGACTTTGAGTACCATGTAATCCAGTCTAAGAAAGACCTCGACTCTGAGGATGAATCTGGATCattaaagtatgtattttaattaaatttaagattttattgacttattattaatttttgttattattaatgaTCTGATGGATAATCACTATGTATTGTAGGACTCAGAAGAAAACAACCAAAAGGAAAAACGCTTCTCAGATCCCGAAACGTGACGCGGGCTGGTCGCTGGACAGAAACGTCGTCGAAGAATGTGCTAGtaaaaggtaattaattaaaactgtGTTTGAAAACTTGTCTACAAATgcgaactttttatttatttctctttatttatgaGAACTGGAAGtaatataaagtttttaatattacagcaaGAAGATCAAACCAAAGAAAACTGTGAAAAAGCACGCATCGTCCGTGTTAATAACTGATACGTTGCAGGACAGTGACACTGACCTTGATGAAGAAGACAAAACTAAAAGGTAATTAATTCAATtcagttattttatatgtaatacatatatttacttaACTAATTGTAATTAGCCTTTGAATCTAAACATTTTAAACCATAGTATTTAAATTCTTAaatgttaagtacttacctaattaactaattatattttgttgtattcgataatataaataagtttttaatattcCAGTACGACAACCAAGTCGAAGAAAGAGACACCTGATTGTAAGCCAGGCTGGTTTTCAAACTGGGGTGACGAAGGACATGTTGAAGCCCAGCGTCGAGCATCCGCTGCCAACTCTCTGTCGTCCGTGCTGATACGTCGCGTCCCAGGCGGCTACGTGCGTCGCACAGCTTCGTTAACCGGTGATCTTTTTATTGATCTTAAACTGTATAACGTAGTAGATATTCAAAACGTTCCATCTGAAGCCCGTTGGGAGAAAGCGctggttaattttaaatatcgtGTGGA from Leguminivora glycinivorella isolate SPB_JAAS2020 chromosome 22, LegGlyc_1.1, whole genome shotgun sequence includes the following:
- the LOC125238031 gene encoding uncharacterized protein LOC125238031, producing the protein MSDFEYHVIQSKKDLDSEDESGSLKTQKKTTKRKNASQIPKRDAGWSLDRNVVEECASKSKKIKPKKTVKKHASSVLITDTLQDSDTDLDEEDKTKSTTTKSKKETPDCKPGWFSNWGDEGHVEAQRRASAANSLSSVLIRRVPGGYVRRTASLTGDLFIDLKLYNVVDIQNVPSEARWEKALVNFKYRVDSVSDIVDGINKILKRCKDDFTDEGTFFPDKKANNL